A window of Photobacterium sp. GJ3 contains these coding sequences:
- a CDS encoding TatD family hydrolase, whose amino-acid sequence MIDSHCHFDFAPFSQAPAAYLRDAQRAGVSDIVIPSVGEKNWQRIQVMCEQQSPETQPALYYALGMHPFFAAEHTPATLSRLEQALAQAGPRCVAVGECGLDFAIADADRAQQIEWLSAQLSLANQFNLPVILHCRKAFPEIVTCLKSCPPIRGGIYHAFSGSLQQAHQLLDLGIKIGVGGTITYRRANKTRTTIAQLPLDALLLETDAPDMPLAGFQGEPNRPDRVALVCEALAELRSESAADLSRATSKNACELFALPSQK is encoded by the coding sequence TTGATTGACAGTCATTGTCATTTTGACTTTGCGCCTTTTTCGCAGGCCCCGGCGGCTTACCTGAGAGATGCGCAGCGGGCGGGTGTCAGTGATATTGTCATCCCGTCTGTCGGTGAGAAGAACTGGCAACGCATTCAGGTAATGTGTGAGCAGCAGTCGCCGGAAACACAACCTGCCCTTTATTATGCACTGGGAATGCATCCTTTTTTTGCTGCAGAGCATACTCCGGCAACACTCAGCCGGTTGGAACAGGCATTAGCTCAGGCCGGACCCCGCTGTGTTGCAGTGGGTGAATGTGGACTGGATTTTGCCATTGCGGATGCTGATCGCGCCCAGCAAATCGAGTGGCTCTCGGCACAATTGTCGCTGGCCAATCAGTTCAACCTGCCGGTGATTTTGCACTGCCGAAAAGCATTTCCAGAAATAGTGACCTGCCTCAAATCCTGCCCGCCAATTCGGGGAGGCATCTATCATGCTTTCAGCGGGAGTTTGCAGCAAGCCCATCAACTTCTTGATCTGGGTATCAAAATTGGCGTAGGTGGTACGATCACCTATCGCAGAGCAAACAAAACTCGCACTACAATAGCTCAGTTGCCACTTGATGCACTGTTACTGGAAACGGATGCGCCAGATATGCCACTGGCGGGTTTTCAGGGAGAGCCGAATCGCCCCGACAGAGTGGCTTTGGTTTGTGAAGCGCTGGCCGAACTTCGGTCGGAATCTGCTGCTGACTTATCCCGGGCTACTAGCAAAAATGCCTGTGAATTGTTTGCACTGCCTTCTCAAAAATGA